A single Populus nigra chromosome 13, ddPopNigr1.1, whole genome shotgun sequence DNA region contains:
- the LOC133670653 gene encoding uncharacterized protein LOC133670653 has translation MASQAAASAFNGNMKKALAGLKRINLEGLRWRVFDAKGQVLGRLASQISTVIQGKDKPTYAPYRDDGDICVVLNAKDVCVTGRKITDKFYRWHTGYIGHLKERSLKDQMAKDPTEVIRKAVLRMLPRNKLRDDRDRKLRIFPDSEHPFGDRPLEPYVMPPRQVREMRPRARRAMARAQKKAEQQEQGGNDKRKGKKREVEAELTE, from the exons atggCAAGCCAAGCTGCAGCTAGCGCTTTTAATGGCAACATGAAG AAAGCACTTGCTGGCCTCAAACGTATTAATCTGGAAGGTCTGCGATGGAGAGTATTTGATGCCAAAGGCCAG GTTCTTGGAAGATTAGCATCTCAAATATCAACAGTCATTCAAGGCAAGGATAAGCCAACTTACGCCCCTTATCGTGATGATGGTGATATTTGTGTTGTGCTCAATGCAAAGGATGTCTGTGTAACCGGGAGAAAAATTACGGATAAGTTTTACCGCTGGCATACTGG GTATATAGGACACCTCAAGGAAAGGAGTTTAAAAGATCAGATGGCCAAGGACCCTACAGAAGTGATCCGAAAAGCTGTTCTGCGTATGCTTCCAAGAAACAAATTGCGTGAT GATAGAGATCGGAAACTAAGGATTTTTCCTGACAGTGAGCACCCCTTTGGTGATCGGCCTCTTGAACCATATGTGATGCCTCCCCGACAAGTGCGAGAAATGCGACCTCGTGCTAGAAGAGCCATGGCTCGAGCTCAGAAAAAGGCTGAGCAACAGGAACAGGGTGgtaatgataagagaaaaggcAAGAAGAGAGAAGTTGAAGCAGAATTGACCGAGTGA